One Ricinus communis isolate WT05 ecotype wild-type chromosome 7, ASM1957865v1, whole genome shotgun sequence genomic region harbors:
- the LOC8288728 gene encoding probable hexokinase-like 2 protein — protein MRKEVIVVATVAAVALAVASVTHYKRRKERQWKNTQRILRKFARECATPVPKLLEVANALVSDMETSLAGKDYTTLNMLVSHVTSLPNGDEKGLYYGLNLRGNNFLLLCAKLGGKNEPISDLYREEISVPTNLLVATSQELFEYVAVELARFVAIHPADENHGAARAKKLGVTVSYPVDQVAATSGSAIKWKSFSADDTVGKALLNDINRAIEKQGLNMQVFALVDETVGNLAGGRYYNKETVAAVTLALGTNAAYVEPVQAITKWHGPSPLSGELAISMEWGNFNCLELPITEFDASLDAESSNPGSKIFEKLISATYLGEIVRRVLLKMAKETSLFGATLPPKLDTPFLLKSHDMAAMHQDTSENHELVSEKLKEIFGITDSSPMAREVVAEVCDIVAERGARLAGAGIVGIIKKLGRIENKKSVISMEGGLYEHYRVFRNYLHSGVWEMLGSDLSDNVIIEPSHGGSGAGTLFLAACQTQNPDS, from the exons ATGAGGAAGGAGGTGATAGTGGTGGCTACAGTGGCAGCAGTAGCACTAGCAGTAGCATCTGTAACGCACtacaagagaagaaaagagaggcAATGGAAGAACACGCAGCGTATTTTACGTAAATTTGCAAGGGAATGTGCCACTCCTGTCCCCAAGCTTTTGGAGGTGGCTAATGCATTAGTTTCTGATATGGAAACATCTCTTGCTGGCAAAGATTATACTACTCTTAATATGCTTGTCTCCCATGTTACTTCACTGCCTAATGG GGATGAGAAAGGATTGTACTATGGATTGAACTTGAGAGGGAACAATTTCTTGTTGTTGTGTGCGAAACTTGGGGGAAAGAACGAACCTATTTCTGATTTATATAGGGAAGAGATTTCTGTACCCACCAATTTATTGGTTGCTACTTCTCAG GAGTTATTTGAGTACGTTGCTGTGGAGCTTGCCAGATTTGTTGCAATACATCCAGCAGATGAAAATCATGGAGCAGCAAGAGCAAAGAAATTGGGTGTTACAGTGTCATATCCAGTAGACCAAGTTGCAGCCACCTCTGGCTCTGCTATTAAATGGAAAAGTTTCTCAGCTGATGACACA GTTGGAAAAGCATTATTGAATGATATCAATCGAGCTATAGAGAAACAAGGCCTAAATATGCAAGTTTTTGCGCTG GTTGATGAAACAGTAGGAAATTTGGCTGGAGGAAGATACTATAACAAGGAGACAGTGGCTGCAGTTACTCTAGCATTAGGCACAAATGCTGCTTATGTAGAACCAGTTCAAGCAATTACCAAATGGCATGGCCCTTCACCCTTATCAGGAGAGCTG GCAATAAGTATGGAATGGGGGAATTTCAATTGCCTTGAACTTCCCATAACTGAATTTGATGCTAGTTTGGATGCAGAAAGCTCAAATCCTGGTAGCAAG ATCTTTGAGAAGCTGATTTCAGCAACATACTTGGGAGAAATTGTGAGAAGAGTTTTGCTGAAGATGGCAAAAGAAACATCACTATTTGGAGCTACTTTGCCTCCAAAACTAGATACTCCATTCCTACTAAA GTCACATGATATGGCTGCAATGCATCAAGACACATCAGAGAATCACGAATTGGTGAGCGAAAAGCTAAAGGAAATTTTTGGG ATTACTGATTCAAGTCCAATGGCAAGGGAGGTTGTCGCAGAAGTTTGTGACATAGTAGCAGAACGTGGTGCCCGTCTTGCTGGAGCTGGAATTGTGGGGATAATAAAAAAGCTTGGAAGaatagaaaacaagaaaagtgTTATAAGTATGGAAGGAGGACTTTACGAGCATTACCGTGTCTTTAGAAACTACCTCCATAGCGGTGTTTGGGAGATGCTTGGCAGTGACCTATCGGACAACGTAATTATTGAGCCTTCTCATGGTGGTTCTGGAGCAGGAACCCTGTTTCTAGCTGCTTGTCAAACACAGAATCCTGATTCCTAA